A genomic window from Terriglobales bacterium includes:
- a CDS encoding aldo/keto reductase, with protein MSEKQQPAEPSRKRREFLKMGGAATAGFLAGSVVQPRATALPPLPENPATPAAMSTRNLGDTGYQTALFSLGGQAAIEQPDNESAAVAIVERALDLGVNYVDTAAAYGGEARWSQRYIGQVMKRRRSQVFLASKTHDRTRDGSLRLLEESLRLLNTDHLDLWQVHNLSRMEQVEQIFAKGGAIEALQQARDQKMVRYLGVTGHADPEVLIAAIQRFPFDTILMALNAADKHHRSFIERLLPMAVEKQMGIIGMKVPARGRILASWAPATGDPSSWAGGSRPGTLAMREALYYVLSLPVSTVIIGCDSVAQLEENVELARRFTPLSESQMATLVARTEPIARQALFFRRA; from the coding sequence ATGAGCGAGAAGCAGCAGCCTGCGGAGCCCAGCCGAAAGCGACGTGAATTCCTGAAGATGGGAGGCGCCGCCACCGCCGGGTTCCTGGCGGGCAGTGTGGTGCAGCCGCGCGCCACCGCGCTGCCGCCCCTTCCGGAGAATCCAGCCACACCCGCGGCCATGTCCACGCGCAACCTGGGAGACACCGGCTACCAGACGGCGCTGTTCAGCCTGGGCGGGCAAGCGGCCATCGAGCAACCGGACAACGAGAGTGCCGCGGTCGCCATCGTGGAGCGCGCGCTCGACCTGGGCGTGAACTACGTGGATACGGCAGCGGCTTACGGCGGCGAAGCGCGCTGGAGCCAGCGCTACATCGGGCAGGTGATGAAGCGGCGGCGCTCCCAGGTCTTCCTGGCCAGCAAGACGCACGACCGCACGCGAGACGGCTCACTCAGGCTGCTGGAAGAATCGCTGCGCCTGCTGAACACGGACCACCTGGACCTGTGGCAGGTGCACAACCTCTCGCGCATGGAGCAGGTGGAGCAGATCTTCGCCAAAGGCGGCGCCATCGAAGCGCTCCAACAGGCGCGCGATCAGAAGATGGTGCGCTATCTGGGAGTGACCGGGCACGCCGACCCGGAGGTGCTCATCGCGGCCATCCAGCGCTTTCCGTTCGACACCATCCTGATGGCGCTGAATGCCGCCGACAAGCACCATCGCAGTTTCATCGAGCGGTTGCTTCCCATGGCGGTGGAGAAGCAGATGGGGATCATCGGGATGAAGGTACCTGCGCGCGGACGCATCCTGGCCTCGTGGGCGCCGGCCACGGGCGACCCGTCTTCATGGGCGGGAGGAAGCCGCCCGGGAACGCTGGCCATGCGGGAGGCGCTCTACTACGTGCTTTCGCTGCCGGTGAGCACGGTGATCATCGGCTGCGACTCGGTGGCGCAACTGGAAGAGAATGTGGAGCTGGCCCGCCGCTTTACGCCGCTGAGCGAGTCGCAGATGGCCACGCTGGTAGCTCGCACCGAGCCCATCGCCCGCCAGGCCCTGTTCTTCCGCCGGGCGTAG